The DNA segment ACTATATTGCCCTGAATATTTTCCACGAATTCTACAGTTATCTGCCTGAAGCCCAGAACGATACCATCCGAGTCATTCGTCAGTTAGACTACCAGGATGGCACATTCCTCACTGCAATCAGCACCAATATAGACACCTACCTCTATATAGCAAACCACGAAGGAGCACTCTTTCTGGGGACAGCCAAAGACGGAATCTGGGACGAGGAGGTACTTGATTTTTTCAAGACTACCCACGAAAAGGCCCTTGAAAAATATCAAAACATTGGTGAGTTCCCCTTGTATGTTCCTGCCCACATCAATAAGGAACTCTGCAAGGTCTGTTCGGTAAAAGACGGTGAGTTGCACCGATTCGGATGTCCAGTTGAAATCTGTCCCTGGTGCCAGGGCCAGCTGGCAAACTGCAACTGTCGTTTCTCTCAAACGAAACAGAAACAGTTCAAGACAGAGATCCAACTCGACAAATTCCTTAAAACCCTGGAGAAAAAGGGTCGAATTCCTTTTTCGGTCACCGACCAGAGCATCGGCTTTGCGGGGGCAGGGCCTCAGGATTAGAGATTGTTAAGATATTTATAGAACTCTGAGTCAGAAGAGATAACCAGTTTGGTATTTTTACCCATGGTTTTTTCGTAACTCTCCAATGTTTTCATGAAGGCATAAAACTCAGGATCCTGACTGTAGGCATCAGCATAGATTTTTGTGGCCTCAGCATCCGCCCGGCCCCTAATCTGTTGGGCCTCTTCGCTTGCAGTCGAGGTAATCATTTTTAACTCACGCTCTACCTTACCAAGAATTTCAGCTTTCTCTCCTTCACCGAAAGATCGTTTTTCAGCGGCAATCCGTTTACGCTCTGAGATCATTCTCTCATATACTTTAAGGCGAACCTGTTCAGTATAGTTTACACGCTTGAACATGACATCAACAAGTTCGATTCCGTATTTTGGTGTTGCCTCAGAGGCTATTTTCAAAATCATAACCTCCATTTTATCACGTCCCAAGCTGATCGTATCATCAAGTGAGGCCCCTTTTGCACTCTCACCAGGTGCCCAATCAGAACTTCGTATAATTTCAACGAGATCATTCTTATTGACTAAATCACGTGCTGCCGAATCGATAATATCATCAAGAATCGTCATTGCCCGTGTTTCATTGTTGACTGCCTGCAAAAATTGCAGGGCATCAGAAATACGCCATCGGGCCGTAACATCGATATAGACAAAGGTCTTGTCCTTGGTTGGAATCTGATTTGGATCACCATCCCAAATCAGTATCTTTTTCGAAAAGTAAGCAACATCCTGAATAAAAGGTGTTTTCAGGTGCAAACCGGCATCAACTACCGGATCGCCGACCGGAGCACCAAATTGCGTAACTACAGCTTGCTGACCTTCTGGCAGGATAAAAAAACCATCCCAAACCGTCACAATTAGCGCCAAGACTATGCCAATAAAGAAAAATCGTAATATTGAGTTCAAAGTTATGTTCCTTTGTCTGTTTCTAGGTTATTTGCCCGGAAGGCTGCCGCTGTTTTTTGAAATATCAAATAATGGCAGGATAGATTTCTGACTTTCATCAAGCATATAAATCGACTCAACTTCCGGCAGAATTTTCTCCATTGTCTCGAGATACATCCGGCGGCGAGTCACCTCTTTAGCCCCACTGTACTCACGCAGAATATTTAAGAACCTGCCGACCTCACCTTGGGAGAGGTTAACCCTTTCGACTGCATAACCATGGGCCTCTTCAAGGATCTGCTTCGCACTACCTTTTGCCTTAGGAATAACCCGATTATAGGTTTCCTCAGCCTCATTGAC comes from the Desulfobulbaceae bacterium genome and includes:
- the hflC gene encoding protease modulator HflC, with product MNSILRFFFIGIVLALIVTVWDGFFILPEGQQAVVTQFGAPVGDPVVDAGLHLKTPFIQDVAYFSKKILIWDGDPNQIPTKDKTFVYIDVTARWRISDALQFLQAVNNETRAMTILDDIIDSAARDLVNKNDLVEIIRSSDWAPGESAKGASLDDTISLGRDKMEVMILKIASEATPKYGIELVDVMFKRVNYTEQVRLKVYERMISERKRIAAEKRSFGEGEKAEILGKVERELKMITSTASEEAQQIRGRADAEATKIYADAYSQDPEFYAFMKTLESYEKTMGKNTKLVISSDSEFYKYLNNL